The genomic region CTTCATAGGACTGAGACTACTGACTGCAATACTTACAAAATTCACTTTGATACAGGAAGGCAAGAAACAGCATCAGCATCTCAGAAGATCAAGACTTCCACATGCTCTGCTGGCTTGAAGGCttatactttaaataaataatttcccaTTCAATTGCCTGGACTGAAATTTGCTTTCAAATATAGCATAAAATTGCTATGtgactcagatgtaaagaatctgcctgcaaaacagaagatttgggttcgatccctgggtcaggaagatcccctggagaagggaatggctacccactccagtatgtttgcctggagaattccatggacagaggagcctggtgggctacagtccatggggtcacaaataggacacgactgagcaactaacatacacttATAGAATAAAACTACaaatcctgtgtttttttttaattgctatgattcataccataaaattcacctttttaaagcctacatttcagtggtttttagtatgttcataggttatgcaaccatcaccaccatctaattCTAAAAcattcatcaccccaaaaagaaaccctaAATCCATTAGCATTAACTCCCCATTCCCTCTGTCTCTTGCAGTCCTAGGCAACTAGCAGTCTATTCTTTGtctctggatttgcctgttctgcaCATTTCATATAAGTGGGCTCAAAAATTATTGCTGTAAAATATATGTAaccatttaccatcttaaccatttccaTGAGCAGAGTTCAGCGATATTAAGCACtttcatattgttgtgcaactATTGCTACCATCGCTCTCCAGACCTATTTTCATCTTCCCATACTGAAACTCTGTAACCAAACATCGTGTTTTTAAGGTTCCTCAATGCTACAACATGCATCagtacttccttcctttttacaggtgagtaacattccattgtatagataccACAtttagtttatccattcactggctgatggacatttgggtcatTTCTAATTTCTGGCTATCACAAACAATGTTATTACTACTATGAATACAAGGTTATTAATACTATGAATATTCATATCCAATTACTTATTTGAatacattttcacttcttttaggTTTATACAGGAGAGGAGTTACTGTAGCACAGTAATTCTATGTATAACTATCTGAGGAAAtgtcagactgttttccaaaggggctgcaccattttacagtcccaccagcagtgtaagagggttacgATTTCTCCACACCTTCACCAACACTTCTTATTCTCCATCTTTTGACTgtagccattctagtgggtgtgaaggGGTATCTTGTTGTGGTTTTCTGTAATGACGAATGATGTGGGGCATTTCTTTTTCCCaaatgcttattggccatttgtatatcttctttggaggtatgtttgcctatttttaattaatttgtcttACTGTTGTTAGAGTTCTTCATATTCTAGATacaaatcccttatcagatacacgatttgcaaagattttctcctgttctgttgGTTGTCTTCTCACTTTCATGATAGTGTTCTTCCAAGAacagaaagtttttattttgatgaagttcagtttatctatttttttctttcattgcttgtgcttttggtgtcatatctagaCAACTATTGCCTAATCCAAGTCACACAGATTtactcttatgttttcttctaagagctttaGAAATTTAGCAGtgtgttttgagttaattttttcatGTGCTGTTAAGTACAGatctaaattcattcttttgcacatggATTCAGATGCAAAACTCGtctgtatttttttaactcaTCAGCAAGAAACACAGAGAAGGGCCTGGCCGTTTTCCCAGCAGTTTGGTAGCTActtgatgcgggagacctgggttcgatacctgggttgggaagatcccctggagaagggaaaggctacccactccagtgttctggcctggagaattccatgggctgtgtagcccatggggtcgcaaagagttggacacgactgagtgactttcacttcagtaCATTTTgtccctcccttttctcctttcctcccctccttttTAAAGGGCACGTACTGTGTACTAGGAACTAGAAAAGATGTTTAGCCCTCAATAAACTCATTGTGTTTATAGGAAAGacataaaatgcatatttataaaataacagggctggtgcactgggatgacccagagggatgggatggggagggaggtgggaggagggttcaggatggagaatacaagtaaatccatgactgattcatgtcaatgtatggcaaaaaccactacaatattgtaaagtaattagcctccaactaataaaaataaatgaaaaaaataaataaaataaaataaaataatggagatAGGCAACAACTGAGTAGAAACTTGGCCTTTCACCAGACATCTGTTTGTAACCTAGGGCAAGAATTTAGAATTCAGTTGTCCTCAACCCTTCTCTCCCATGTTTAATTTATTGCAATTAGTACCAGAAGACTGATTCACTTGCTCACATAAGATTAAATGCATGTTTGGTTTAGGAAAACAGAGAGGTTATAGAGGACTAGTCCAAACTGATCCCAGTGTTGCTGTCCTTCAAAACAGGACGCCCTGAAGCAAGGCAGTGATTAAACACAGGGTGCTAGGCAGGAGGCGGAGACCCAAAGACATGATTCTTCACCACAAGAAGCTGACAATCTAGTCCAGGGGTTCCCAGCTCTGACTCAGCCTAGAATCACCTGGGCACTTTCGAAACCATTGTGATCCTGGGCTCCCCACTAATGAAGTCAGAATTTTTGTGAAAATTTGTGaaaaattttgtgaaaaattctaaaatgCTCTTCAGGAACCCTAATGTGCAGCCAGAGAAGAGAACCACTGATTTAGGTTTTTTCccacaaattatttaaaatttgtaaatcaTAAAGGATTTCAACAAAGTATGAAAATTATAgttcattttattccattttttagGGAAATGATTGTAATTCAACTTCACAAATAACCCACAATTTTGTATATTCTCTGCTGGGAGTAACCTGCGCTCAACCCACATTTCACAATAAAAACGTCAGTCTTCTGCTTACCTGATGGGCTAGACAGTCATGCTTTGTTAATTTTAAACATCActgttttaaattactttatgTTACCagtaaactcatttttttttctctcgaagatatgttattttcttaatgattcaTACTTGTTGCTTTAGAACAAAATTTATAGACCAAATGAGAACCAGCTTCATTTGCTGTAATCTGAACACATCTGGTAAACTGTCAGCCTTATGGCCATGAAGCAGCACAGAGAACAACCAAAACTGGAGAGTTTTATTAATGAAAAAACCTGTCATAATTTATTAACAAATTCACAGAACAATAGCTGTACATTTCCTTTTCTGCCACTGTCACCTGTTAAATTACTATTATTCTTATACACAAGGAAAAGTGGACATACTTAAAGTCTTTCTGATAAATATATCGCCACTCTGCATCCAGCCTGGATAACGCTCTTCAGAACAGCATATGCTGGagcctgttaaaaaaaaacaacagtaagcAAACCAAAGAAATCCATTCTATGTTCACCTTCCATTGTAAGGTACAAGTCTAGCATGGCAGGGTTGGGACTTCTCTGGATAAGTAATAAGatctaagaaattattttaacagGGGGGGAAAAATCCTTTTCAAAAGACTGGAATACCTTTGCTACAGCCAAAACATATGACCCAACCAGCTTCTCACCAGAAAGAGGGAATGTGCTGGGAATAGGATAAGCAAGCAAGAAATGATTCCCAGTTGGAGCAAGGCATTTACTTGCTTTCTGTCAAGCAGTTCTGTTAACGCCCaattgtgaatgtgactggtgatggaactaatgtccaatgctgtaaagaacaatatttcataggaacctggaatgttaggtccatgaatcaaggtaaattagaagtggttaaacaggagatagcaagagtgaatattgacattttaggaatcagtgaactaaaatggactggaatgggtgaatttaactcagatgaccattatatctactactgtgggcaagaatcccttagaagaaatggagtagccctcatagtcaataaaatagtctgaaatgtagtacttgggtgcaatctcaaaaacaacagaatgatctctcttcatttccaaggtaaaccattcagtatcacagtaatccaaggctatgcccaatcactaatgctgaaaaagctgaagtttaatggttctatgaagacctacaagaccttgtagaactaaaccaaaaaagatgtccttttcatcacaggagactggaatgcaaaagcaggaagtcaagagatacctagggtaacaggcaaatttggcctgggagtacaaaatgaaatagggcaaaggctaacagagtttttccaagagaacgcactggtcatagcaaacactctcttccaacacaagagaagactctacacatggacatcaccagatgctcaataccaaaatcagactgattatattttttgcagttgaggatggagaagctctacacagtcagcaaaaacaagactaggagctgactgtggctcagattatgaactccttattgcagatttcagacttaaactgaagaaagtacggaaaaccactagaccattcaggtatgacctaaatcagtgcaaagaaatagaagaaaacaatagaatgggaaagtctagagatctcttcaagaaaattagagatactaagggaacatttcatgcaaagatggacacaataaaggacagagatgatatggacctaacagaagcagaagaggttaagaagaggtggtaagaatacacataagaactgtacaaaaaagatcttcacaacccagataatcacgatggtgtgatcacccacctagagccagacatcctggaacgtgaagtcaagtgggccttaggaagcatcactaggaacaaagctagtggagatgatggaattccagttgagctatttcaaatcctaaaagatgatgcgaCTAAAGTGctctactcaatatgccagcaaatttgaaaaactcagcagtggccacagaactggaaaagctcagttttcattccaatctcaaaggaacacaatgccaaagaatgttcaaactaccacacaattgcacttatctcacacactagcaaagtaatgctcaaaattcaccaaaccaggcttcaacagtacatgaaccaagaacttccagatgttcaagctggattaagaaatggcagaggaaccagagatcaaattgccaacatcctttggttcatagaaaaagcaagagagttccagaaaaacatatatgccTGCTTTACTGacttacgccaaagcctttggctatgtggatcacaacaaaatgtggaagatTTTTCAAGagttaggaataccagaccactttacctgcctcctaagaaatctgtatgcaggtcaggaagaaacagttagaaccagacatggaacacgGACTGGTTCCAatatgggaaaggagtacgtcaaggctgtatattgtcaccctgattatttaacttaaatgcagagtacatcatgtgaaatgcgggactggatgaagaacaagctgaaatcaagattgctgggagaaacatcaaaaacctcagatacaaagatgacaccaccctatggcagaaagtgaagaagaactaaagagcctcttgatgaaagtgaaagaggaaagtgaaaaagctggcttaaaactcaacattcagaaaactaagatcacagcatctggttccatcacttcatggcaaatagatggggaaacaataacagactttatttttggggggctccaaaatcactgcagatggcaagtgcagccatgatattaaaagatgcttgctccttggaagaaaagctatgaccaacctacagagcatattaaaaagcagagacattactttgccaacaaaggtccgtctagtcaaagatggactggtttttccagtagtcatgtatggatgtgagagttggactataaagaaagctgagcaccaaagaattgatgcttttcaactgtggtgttggagaagactctcgagagtcccttggactgtaaagagatccaaccagtcaatgctaaagaaatcagtcctaaacattcactggaaggactgacgctgaagctgaaactcccaatgcTTTGGCCAGGTGGTGTGAAGAAcggctccttggaaaagaccctgatgctgggaaagattgaaggcaggagtcgagaaagggaagacagaggatgagatggctggatggcatcaccgactcaacagacttgagttgagcaatctctgggagttggtgttgcacagggaagcctggtgtgctgtagtccatggggatgcaaagaattggacacaactgagtgactgaactgaactgatggatatGGGTCCTGTTTCTCTGACGGTCGTTTTATAACTTTCTGGAAACAGAAATGTTCCTGTCCCTCAACCTTTCAAATAAAGTACCACCACAAGCAAAGAGTAAAGATGGGTCCCCACCAGTTCTGCGTCATGTTCGAGGCCTATGTCATGGTGCTCAAGCTCTTCATCTCGAAATTTCCTGATCACCtggttaaataaaaagaaattgaaacaagTCAGCTTTCCAACTCCCCACTGTTCTGACTTACTTTGGTGGCCAAAGCCTCATATTACCAACTAAGACACAGGTAGGCAGACTTTTcctgcaaaggcccagaggcagcACTTCAGGTTTCTCGGGCTATAAGGTCCCTGTCACGATGACTCAACTCTGCCACCCTAGAGGGGACAACAGCCATGGACATGCAGACAAATGAGTGCAGctgtgttccagaaaaacttaTTTACAGAGACAGGTGGCTGgccactgacttaaaaaaaaaaattaaacagttcCCCTATTTTCTGTACAAAATTTCTgaggatatttatttattattctgaGGATACTCATTTACTTAACATGAAGGATCTGTGCTCATGGTCTCTGCTCAGGATCTAGCAATGATCCAGAGGCAGAGAGGATAGAGGTGTGGGCTCAGGGAACGCGGGTTTCAGTCCCAGCTCCGCCCGAGACGTGACATGGTCCACAGCTGCCTCAGTTTGCACGCCTTTCAAACGAGGTGCTGCCCTAGGTTTCCAAGGTAGTGCTAGTCCCCAACACCCCACTTTGGCCCTCTTATCAAACTGCATATCtgcccttccccctgcccccagcagacCCTTCCAGAGCATGGTCAGATACCTGCAGAAGCTCCTCGTATTTTTCAGGCTCCTTCTCCATCAGCGTCCTGATCTGGTTGTTGTAGTGGTGTGCGATGGACTCTTCCACGGCCACCGTGCAGGCCATGGCGCCTTCCTTCCCAAGCAGGGCAGTTCCAGCGCCTGGAATGGTCAGATCCAGAAGGTAAAGGGTGGGGTTGACACCACTGGGGATGGAGACCAGGTCAGGGTTTGTCACCTGGCACCCTGGGGCTGGTAATTCCTTGTGGGGGAGTGTCCTGAACGTGGTAGGATGTTCAGCTGGATCCCTGACCTTTACCCACTAGGTGCCCGTGGCATCCCCAGTTGCTACAACCAAAACTGTCTTTAGATGTTGCCAAGTGTCCTCAGGAGCAACCTGCCATCCTTGAAAACCATGGTACCAGATGACAGTGTGGTGATTCAAACTGAATCACACAGTAAGAATGTTCTTCTCTCAGTGCTTTTTCTAACCTTCTGATTATGGCAGGAGCAAGTCTTCACTGGGGTTTCTTGGTTCTTCTGTATCACTGACTCtccctttttcttttggttgtacctcagggcttgtgggatcttcgttccccaactaggctggaacctgggccctcagcaatgaaagcgctgagtcctaaccactaaactgccagggaattccctgactctTTTAAGAGTGAGCAGATCCCAAGTTTAGAACCTTCATTAGGGAACTTCATCTGGCCACAGTCAAATTACTCTAgcctttttcctctctgttgtAGTTATTTTCAATGTATCTTCTATTTATAAAAGTActgattttaagattttatcttaatttaagcaaaaaaaaaaatcaatttaacttTAGAATATGAATTATAAGGTTGTAAGAGGACATAACAAGAACTGTAGAGGGGTTATTTACTGATTTAATCCTCCCAGATCCCTAGGCTCACACAGGCTCTCCCAGATAGACACGTACCCAGTGCAAACCCCACCACATTCCAAAAGGGCATCAGAATGGTCGGCCGCACCCTGAATGCAACCATCAACTCATTGAACTTTTTCAAGTGGTCTTTTTCTTGATCCCACATTTTCTGTAAGAAgcataaaaacaaagacatttcagAGAGACCACCTGCTACATAATAAGGAAGCCACATGCCCTGTTCATGTGGGTAAAGGAAGCACAATGGGGAGAATGATGAGAACTGctacctcccccagccccctggaATCATCGAAGGAAAAGCCCTAAACATCAGATTACGGGGAAGAGAGACAGCAAACCAAGGGAAGTGTCTGTCATCTCCATTCCAGACAAGCAGACTTCAAACCGCAGAGCCGGCCGAAGTTGCTCAGATCCACAGCGCACCCCCAAAGACGTGAGATGTATAGCCCATTTCAAACTTAGGAAGGCAAAATATTACCTTTTATATGATGTCCTTTCAGACAGCCAGAAATATATCATTTAcatcaaaggaaaaaggaagaatgatCATAAGAGCTAACACTTAAAAGAGTATGTCCCATAGCCAGGTACTGTCAAATAGCTTACATACATACTTGACTTCATCTGCACAACTGCTTTGTGAAAGACAAACTATTATTATCCTCACTATACAGATGCAggaagtgaggcacagagaggttaagtaacttgcccaagtacTCAGAGCAGGCAATTTAACTTGTCCTAAGTGTCTAACACATGCCAGGCATGGTAGTAGCTGCTCTACACCAGCTCATTTATTCTTCACCAAAATGACGTTGTGTCAGCTCATTTTGCACACACAGAGCACGTCATGTGACTTCCTCAAGCTCACACAggtaggaggtgggagagagCTGGAATGTGAACTTCGGTCTGTGTGACTATGAAGCCCAGGCCTGTCCAATCTGCCTCTCAGcctataatataaaatatctccACTGGGGTCTACCAGGGGTGGGACCACAGGGTCTTACAACTGGTGCTTTGAGTGAATGTAATGACT from Muntiacus reevesi chromosome 2, mMunRee1.1, whole genome shotgun sequence harbors:
- the COQ7 gene encoding 5-demethoxyubiquinone hydroxylase, mitochondrial, whose protein sequence is MSCVRAAAASCLWRLRTGALQPLSAYGRRISVRFCSSKMTLDNIDREAVDRIIRVDHAGEYGANRIYAGQMAILGRTSVGPVIQKMWDQEKDHLKKFNELMVAFRVRPTILMPFWNVVGFALGAGTALLGKEGAMACTVAVEESIAHHYNNQIRTLMEKEPEKYEELLQVIRKFRDEELEHHDIGLEHDAELAPAYAVLKSVIQAGCRVAIYLSERL